ATATCAAATCAGAAGCAGTACTGAAGATAATGGAATATCTTGATCTCCCCTTCCCTCAACTTGCACTCTTTTTACAGCTTGTACCTCTGTAAGCACCTTCTCCTCATATCACAGATACAGctatatatatgcatgtgtgtatcTTTCTTCAGTATGCTACAGTGTCCTGACGAATGAGATCTTGCTCATTATGGCTGTTCCGTTTTTCTTGTTTATTGACTGTTGCAGGTTCCTGAGGGATTTTGTATACGACAATGTCGCAAACAACCGTTACACAATCTTTGGTCGTTCTGAATCGTGTGAAATATAGAATCATGTGAAATATAGAGCACTGATGGTCCTCTCtatgttccttttcttttaatataTGAAAGCAGCATATCAATGAGGAAATTGGATGTGTATAGGGAAACTAAAGAAAGACTCCTATTATGTATAAAATGGTGAATATATTCATGAAGTTTGAAAAATAGCATTATGCTCTTTGCAAAGGTGAGTAACATTCCTTCCGTCGACTGTGAATTACCTAGGAAGAGGTGCATTTATTCAATTAAAACCTGAATGACTCCTAGGTTGCTTGTTCTTCTAGTGTTCGTTCGATAGAAAATCTATACCTTTATTTCCTATTCTACTTGGTCTTCGGAGTTGACAGGGATTTTCAGTTCACTGATATTTCCAAATGCAAGGGACAAGATGTCCATGCTGCAGTGAGAGTATCGTTATGCATATAACTATTTTGGGTTCAAGTCATTCAGCAGAATATATAATAGCAGAGAGACATTATCTTTAATGTAAGCAACGATATGTATTTTTAATACAAAAAAGTTGTTTTTGTCGATTCTAACATCAGATTCAAATCTACACACCTGCTAGTTTCAAAAGAATCAAGAACAATGTCAGACATATCTTTAGTTACACTTTGGTACAGGTGATTACCTGTGATCTACGGTTCTAGATTATAATAGAGGAATTACTTGACACTCCAGTTGAGTAGGATGATCCACACACACGCACAGCCACCATTCATGTGTACAATTCTACCCATTTGAACTTGGGCCCCCCTTATTGATGGGTGACAATACTAAAATCACAATGAATGGATGATCTTGTCTGATTGGCAGCAAATAAATGGATGATAAAAAGAATCAGCTGTCTAAATTCAACAAAAAAGAGTTTGTCAGAgtctaggatcatccaatcaatctgCTTTTGGGGCTATGCCCATGAATGATGGGACCAATGACTTGGaccttttttgttttatttttggattGAGGTAACATGTTTGCCATGTTTGAAGTGGCTGTGTTCATATGGATAGATCATCATACTATGTGATGTTATCAAATAACTCTATCAAATAATACAGAACAAGATCTGTGTATCAGTCACAAACACAATCCCTCCGATTTCATGATGTTAACCAAAGAATCAACCACTTCCAATATCTCTCTTGCCTGTGGATGGGAAAAATCACCTGCAATAAATTCATCAACTGCACCATCAACCTCTATCAAACTACAACCCGGTTTCTTCTTCAGTCCTTCCTCTGTTATCAATCCCCTAACTCTATTGGCCTCCATTTCCCATCCAGCTTCCCTATACATGTTATATAAAAGCACATATGTACCACAATCAGCTGATCTCAACTTAGCCAACTTTTCCCAAACTCTATTTCCAACTTCAACATTTCCATATATTCTACAAGCACTAAATAGAGCTCCCCATACATTAGCATCCCCACCTGCAAAGCCTCCCATCTTTTCTTCTACAAACTTCTCAGCTTCCTCTATGCGCCCAGCTCGGGCGAAAAGGTCAACCATACATGCATGATGCTCGAGTCTTGGCTCAACCCCATAGACCGTTTTCATTTGATCAAACAATTCACGGCCCTCCTCAATCAAACCTGCATGAGCACATGCACTAAGGACGGCAATGAATGTTACTTCATTGGGTTGTGACCCGTTCATGTTCATCTTATTGAATAACTTGAGTGATTTCTTGGCATTGCCATTCATTGCGACTCCTGAGATGATTGCATTCCATGCCCCAACGTCCTTCTCTGAGATATCCTCAAAAACTGACATTGCCGACTCAATGCAACCGCATTTTGCATACATGTCCACCAATGCAGTTCCCAAGATCGGATTGGAATCGAGCCTGTGCAGCTTCACGTATGAGTGGACCCATAGCCCTTGTGTGAGAGCTCCAAGATGTGCACAACTAGTGAGGATGCTAACAAGTATTGATTCATTCGGCCTTCTCCCCACCTCTTGCATCTGTTGAAAGAGACAGAGCGCCTCCTCGAAATTACTGACCCGTGAATACCCGGCGATCATGACACTCCATGATATTGTGTTCCTTTCTGGCATTTCTTCAAACAGCTCTCTAGCCTTCTTGACATCGCCACTCTTGGCATATCCATCGATCATCGCTGTCCACAATACCACATCTCTTCTCAAACTCCCATCAAACAGTTTCTTTGCACAACCCAAATCAAGCACAGACGAGTAGAACTCAATGAGTGCACTTTGGGTGAAACCATCATCTGAAAACCCAAATTTCACGACATGGGCATGTACCAAACGGCCAATCGACAACGAAGAAGAGAGAAACAGGAGAGTGCAAGCTTTAATCAATGGCGGGAAAGTGTAGTTATTAGCGGGAAGGCCATATCTTAACATGTCGAGATAACAGGAGATGGCAGAAATCGGTGCATGCATTTGGAGATAGCCTCTGATCATGTTATTGTACATGAAAGTGTTGTGATGGGCCAGATTTCGGAAGATCAAACGGGCATAGTCGAAGATAGTGGGATCGCTGGAGAGTGCGGCAACAGATACGAGGCGGCCAATGGGAAGTGGGTTTTCATGAGGGAGAAGGGATTTGAGGAGGTGGGCATGGAATTCCTTGAATTGCTTTAGATGCTTGAATTTTTGCTGGAGGAGAAGACCGTTGCACCGGtcattgcttttcatgtttcaaCGGTTTTTTGAAGCATGAGCGAAGAAAAAGGGCGGGTGAGGGTGAGTTTATTGGAGGCTCTTTGGTTTTGAAACATAATCCCTCTTGCTTAAAATTCCAAGTAGTCTTTCCGATGactgaaatgaccaaaatggccTTGTGGGGGCCacctgataaaacggatggacggcggggataagacacatacatcacggtagcgcTCTGaattactcagtaggcaatcccgTCCTTCAGTTTTatacaagtgggacacatggttcaatgatcaaaccgttgatttgatgggcctcacCGCCCTGTGCATGGACCATGCATCAAAGATCTCCTAGATGTCCATCtgggagatttttttattttatttttggatctGGACCATTGACGGTGGGGCCACTTCGATCATTGAACAGTTGGAAGAAATGATATAGAGGGCACAGAATCATATGACACGTGGCTGCATCTCTGCAAAGTATCACGGGTTGGGCCCATTGATCTTTATTCCAGACCACTGGTAAGTTGAGTCCTGATTGTTGGTGGAAAATGCCTCCAAAGTCTCTAGGATCAGTATCTGGACATTTTTCAGTTAAATGTGGACTGTTGTTGTTGTTTCTCTATTCTTAACCGTCTATCTTAGGCTACAAATCCAGTGCTAGCTCGACTGGTGTACAGATCtggtgaaatggcctgattttcaccatggctacatttttttttttccatgaaatGTCCGGATAAACTGGCCCATTCAAATCTAATTTGATtcgtgatgtagagcaggtcgtagacactttcatggcaaagatggaccagagatgGCCCGATCAGAGGCGAAAATGATCCGAACCATCACAACCTTAAAATCGGTCTTACCTCACAAGCCGGGATAGTTTTTCAacctatcatatatgattttaagaTATAGAAGCTACTTAAGCCAACTAACCCTGCTATGCGGGTTGCCCATGCTGGATTTGAGGGATTTTATCATATTGACAGTTAAAAGTcttatttatttttgttcttaTTATAAATTGTAAGTTTTAGTTAAAGAATAACttttgtgcccaacatgaaaaaggctTCGAAAAGTTACGAGAGTAACGCGGCTGGGATAAATTGGACATTTACTATTTTTTGACCAAAAACCAAGTAGTATGAATATaaaccatctataaataataagtttactaatTATAGTAATTTATGTTTTTAGGGTATTTGAGTTAGATTCTAAGACTAAAACTTCATCCTaaatttgagctcattatttaaaggctTGTGGATTGCAGGAAGCTCTCTGAGGATCTAGAGAGGTGCGTGAATTCATAGTAATTATTCCATGAAGATCATCACATCTCTCCTCACGCAAATTTCAACTGTCTCATCCAGtctatattatatttaaaataaataaataaagaagaagaagataataatAACATCATGAAATAGTTGAAGAAATGGCTCTTCATATATTAACTTGATTTTTCCAATACAAACAAACACTGCAGGAAAATCATATGATGATATCATTCACGTGTGAGGCACGGAACATGTGGTTTGATGATTCCATTACTACTTCCATAGGCATTGAGACAGTAAGACGAAGTCTGCTTTTCACCGATGGCGGATTTTAGCTGTACATTCTCCACATTAATACCAGTGCATGCAACAGTCTCGCTGCACATGAAGTTAATGGCGACATCCGTTGTTGAAGTTCCATATACATTCCTGTAGCTCACATCACTGATTTTAACGCCATCCGTCTTTGCCAACATCCAATTGCAAAGAATTACAAATTAGAAGATAAATACAAGTTAGAAGGAAAAGACAAGTTAGGTATGGTTCTCAAGTAATGTGTTtgtatttaaaatttataaatattttaaataagtcTTGAGCTCCATGAGGAGCTAATATTTAGTATTTAAGATTTATAAATATTTTAGTCTTTGGCATGTCGACTCGAGTTTCCGAGACAACATTCGCTACATAAATATATTATTGGTGGATTTTCTAATGATCTATTTGAATAAAGATAATCCAAAAAGCGGATAGGAAAAATGCCTGTTGAATAGGCCGGGAAATGGAAAATTATAGAATCCAGTAGTATTTTATTGTTTGGTTTAAACTGTAGTTTTTATTGGAAGTATTAAAAGATCAATGGTCAAATGACAAGAGTTGTCTTGACGTTTATCAGGAGCTCttaggaaaaataaatcagaactgtttttttttttcttttaaatggtAAAACCTTTGAAATGAAAATTCATTTTCATAGTTAGTTTTATCTTTTTTCAAATACAGCTTTCCAAGAGTTTAGCAGGGCTTGTCTATTTGGCCGGTTTCTTTGATATCAGAAAGGTTTGAATAGGAAAGAACTGGAGAAGTCTAGTTCCAGCTGGACCAATAGGACTCTATGGTCCATTAATTGAAACAATGGTTAATAGCTTTAATTTTCTCTTTCCATACCACATTAACGGGGCACTTGGATCCTAAGTTATTTAACATAAGTTACTTATGCTATAAGTAGCTTATATTGGTTTCTACTTAATCAACGGGTAAATATGTTTGACAAACAATATCCTTATCATACAAAAAGTAgaaaaagcatatttggtttccaaTATCATAAGAAATTATCCTAAAAGTTTGTTTGATTATCCTCACATCCACCATCTATCATGTAAGGCCAACATTTGATGTAGATTGTTCATTAtgtggccccacctttgatgagTGTTGTTCATCATgcagggcctacctttgatgtgggccgtccatcatgcaacacccacctttgatgtgggtcatccatcatgcaaggcccacctttgatttggtgtgggccatccatcatgtagggcccatctttgttatgcgCCATTCATTATTAGGGTGAACCTTTAATTTGCACAGTTCATTAGGTAGGGCTCACCTTTcatgttagtcatccatcatgtgctgcccaccattaatgttattatccattatgtggggtcTATCTTCATTATTCACTGCCCATcatttggagcccacctttgatgtgtaccgTCCATCATGCTGGACCCGCCTTGGATATGGGTCACTCATCATTAAGTTGACCTTTGATgaggattgtccatcatgtggggcccaccttgatgtgaatcatccattatgtggggctcaccattatTAAtttcccatcatgtggagcccaccttcaacATGGGTTGCCTATCATGCGGGGGCACgctttggatgtgggtcattcatttgatttggatcgtccatcatatggggccaatTTAATATGGGCAATCATCATGTCGGGCCCACTATATCATCTACTCATATATTGGATGATTGTCCACCCTCATGAACTTGGAAGGGGTACTTCATGGCCGAAAAGAGCATATTACTTTAAACAATTTTTTAAGCTGCTCTGTCaccaatgaaagtaaaagaaataaattactcataaaaaataagttactttttctaaaaagttacttatttaaATTTAATAACCAAATTAACTTATTAACTTATATAAgttaaaaagctacttatttagtAGTATCCAAACGGGCCTAAATGAATTAAACAAGAGAAGATTATTTGGTAGTATTCACACCTGATTTTTGCAAGAATGAGATATATTGCAATAGTATTGATCGATGATTATTGGGTTGTCCACCCAGGTAAAGTTGAGATGCTGGAACGAGATATTTCTTGCATATCCATGAGCCCCCTAAGCATGAAATACATTAaaattaacaaaagaaaaaaaaaggattcaaTCTAATAAAGAGAGATGATACTTAAAATGTATTCTAATTATGCATGCTTGTCCAGCCTAGCTTCAGTAAATTTGCACATAAATTTGAAGATCCACACAATCCATTAGGTGAAACCCGAATCATGGACCAATAATTAGGGTGGTCCACTCAGtctagtgggccacaatgtatgAAGCAATGAGGCCTAATCGCATCCGTATACGTTTCAGATTAGCGAAAATGATGAATAAAGATGAATAAAAGAATAAAACAACCATTTAAAACCTAAGTATCCAAAACTGGTACATGTTTTAGTACCTGCCATGTTTTAATCCTTGCTCCATTGGTAGTTCCATAGAAGTTGGCATAACTCACATGAATGTTCTTCACAGATACCTTAGATGTAGGATCCTTCCCTAAGCTTCCAATACTGCCAATGAGTCCAAGCTTCAATTCATGGAAACTATAAGGTGGTGTTGTTTTCCCAAACTAggaaaacccaaaatgaaataaGCTAGcctaatatctttaaaaaataaaataaaatgaaatgaaggTACAAGGTTAAAAATACCCACAAAGCATCTACACATATCTAACAGTCCATTCATCAATTGGACTGTCCATTACTTTCTTGCTATCAAGTGTAGGCAATTATGCCAAATTCCTACTAAAAAAATATTGGCCATTTTTTCATAACTGTCCATTTTTTACCATATCTTGTTGAATGGTAATTCCTTAAATGTGATCCTGAATACCAAAAAATTATCAAGAAGCTGGTTTATAGAATAAATATTTATGgagattttcatgaaatttgccTAAGCTGACACGGGAATTCACAATACTTTTAAGAACTCACGTGGATGGTACAAAAATTATTCCATACCATTATAAACAAGTTTTAGTGCGAAAATCACACTAattgatttattatatttttttttttgaaatttactaAATTATTTGATAGATCACTTCATAGAAAATAATTGACAACCATTTATAAACTTTTAAATTCAAGTGGTCCACTCTGTCTATATTTCAAGCATCCAACTTTCATGATGCAGCAAACCCACTTGATAGTTTAGatgccaaacacacacacacacacacattacagtgggctagGGACAATCTTTGTATCAAAAGCATTTGGATAACAGCTTATTCTCCAAGACTTATAGAGGAACTAGCCTATCTAGTTTAAGCAATCATATTCGATATTCAATGTCTTCCACTTAGAGGTCTAcacaagttgaaccgagtcaagcttgagatagctcgactcggctcggccactagctgaccccaacttgaactcggctcggcttggtcttcGAGTTGGCTAGCTTGGCTCgcttcggtcagcagcttgggccagttcgaaccgaattcgagccaagatcgaaccTGTgcggtattttcacaaacacatggagtgcgcTTTCAATTTCCAACTTATGTAAAACAATAGCAActgtttataggtatttcatcaaacatcttgcAGGCAAcgtcaaaaaagaagaagaagaaaaagtatttgtttcatatatatacttTCCTTGCCATCATCCCGCACTTCGTcgagtcatttcaacaaacacttggtgagcaagatcaatatcaaagtaactgagtcactgaactgtttgatccgagttcgattcgagttgagtcgagctcaggccagctcgaactcggttcaaatttttttcaagtaagctcaaactcagtttcgaactgagtcgaattgtgctttttcgagttgagccgagcaagctaaccaagctaactcggttcgtgtacagccctaattcCACTACTCCAATATGTGGTCCATTCATATCCTAAAGTGATCATCAATGGCAAGGCCCACCATATTAATGATCTAGATCTCATCCATTATAAAATGACAAAAGTACCCTTTTCATCTGAAGGCTTACCTTATACCATGGCCGGGCCCACAACCAATACGGCTAATCTTAACATCAGACGTCCGATCTCCAATAGAAATGCAATCATCACCTGCCCACGTGGAATGGATCATAAAATAAATTTACTTTGGTACTGGAATATAATCAAAATGGAGAAAGATGAGATGGGCAAAATGGTAAAAGTACCAGTTCCAATAACCAGCTGGTCAAAGTAAACATGATGGGAGGCATGGACGTGGATACCATCTGTGTTAGGGCTATCTTGAGGGGCACTTATGTAAATGTCAGAAATGTTAAACCTGCGTGAATTCTGAACGAGGATGTGAGTGTTTGGGCCGTCCACAAATCTCAATTCTTTTAAACGGACGTGGGTGCAATGTAAGAAGCTGAGCACCTGGTGCACATGAATGAAAATTTCTATTAGCTCATGCTAAAATGCACCTAATTTTTGTTTGTTTGTCAATCTAGAAAAGTAGCCATGAGATCAGAATTTCAAATGGATTTACAAATTTGTTTATGGAAAATACTTCCAACAagcaatctgaaccatccatttgaggGGTATCATGGAATACCTTTGTACCCAAGAACCAATTTCATCAGCTAAAGCTAACAATCACATTCGGATAGTTATGAGAAAAAGACGGCCATTTTTGATAGATACAGTAATCTgatgcttatttatttatttattttttttcatgctgAGGATGAAGTAGGCATTGAGCTAATGGACGATACAGATTGATTGATTAGAGAGTACATGTGTCACTGTAACTAGTTATTCATGTGTCCAAATAAATCTGCAtggacactctctctctctctctgaacttAATGGAAtggaatactctctctctctctctctctgaacttAATGGAATGGAATACTAACCGTTGGTGCCTGTGGGATGCATCCCTGCAAAAGATGAAACTGGTTAATACAAAAAGATGATGAATAGAAGCTACCTAGGAATATGGTGTAAGATCAAGGTTTAAAATATAGATTTGGATCCTCTGTTTTCCACAAATAGAAAAAATTAGTTTGTTACAATATGgttggaccacatcatcacaaacTACATTCAATGCAGCAGTGCTAACAACATaagtgatgatgtggaccaattacAATGCAGTAAAATAGAAAAAACCCATTGGTGGCAAGTAAAGGATCACGATTCCAGTAAGATAAAAAATCTGTGCAACTCGGCTGAGTCATGACTCAGCTAAGAACATGagagttgaaaaagaaaaaacctactTTGTAGATGATCATCCATCTAtatataaaaaagagaaaaaaattcttACGGCTTTTGTGTTGTATCTGCAGGACTGACGCCACCATTGGGTCCCTCGGCCATTGATTAAACCCCAACCACCTATTGTGAGCCCATTCACGCCCCGAAACGTCAGCCATTGGCCTGGGTCAAGTCCTTTCCATGCATCGATGGTCCCCGGTGCTGTTATATTCCCAATAATCTAAGCTCAAATGCATGAAAACGAACACCATCGAATTAGTCATCGGCAATCTATTGCTAGTAAAACATAATGTTATCAtatagaaaatggacagttaaaacgTAACATTCGCATTACGAACATGCATTAGTTGGGCCATGAATAagcatatatacacacatatacaatgAAATTTTGTAAATGAAATTGAGAAAGAAGGAATATATGTCTCTGGCCAATCCATTAATGGTGTGGTCTACACAGGTACGTTGAGTCAATCTGTtaattgtccattgttttctgtggtgcggcccacctgatgaatggtttagcATGATTATTACACCCGTGTGGCGTACATTTTTGGTGACTGGAATGTTAAATACATCTCAAGTGGGCAGTATTTTTTGCTGTTGTatgtatccaagccatccatcaggttgtccattttcaattatcaggtgggacccaatttatgaaacaactatacagaaaaggatttttttttttttttggtcagccATCTACTATTTTCAACAAAtacagcccacctgatgagtggaccatcccggattttgaactgtgatATCCACATGGCGGGGTTCACCTAATGGACGGACAAGATCACAATGGAATAAGCTGTACATGCGTACCTGAACTTTAACATTCCTAGATTGGCACGGGCCCTGGAATTTTACAGGTGGGTGTAGGAGAAAAGTCTTCAACTGAGGGACCACCATTGTAGGAGAGAGTGTTTGGGCGTTGCAGGTGGCCCACCATGCCTTTAAAAATGcctaaaatgggaaaaaaaatttatgaaaacCATATGTTTTTTTATATGGGCCCACTTCGGTGGACCCACTACACAGAAGGAAGTCTAAATGCACACAACATACCCCGTTCCACTTTCCATGTTTGATGGGCCGGAATCACAAAGCACAATTTGAAAATGGGGGGTTTTTAGTTtatgcaagtgggacccacagttcaTGATCGAGAACATTGGTCTCCATGGATATGACCAAGAAGCTGGTCTATTGGGCAATCCCAACCCTTCAGTTTAGGCCTTCAAACTAACAAGTTGAGAAGAGGTATGCaacaacggtccatattcaagtGAAAGGACCAAAGATTAGCAGCTAGGATTTTTCAATGAGTGAGATATTTGACAATCagtccatccatgatgtgttCAATCAGGCCAGCGGTATGGATCTACAAAACATGGGCACCACTTGAACAAACACAATACCATATACTTGTGTGCATATCATTGTAATGATGATCATAGATTTCCTAATTAATTACGGAAAAATCAGGTAatgtagaaaaaaatatttatactTCGGAATCATCCGTTTCGCCATCGCCGATCGCGCCGTAGTCCATCACATTGAATTGGGTCCCAGTGTCATCATTTAAGTGGGCCATTATGGAACAACCTGAgcttaaaataagaaaaattatgaaaattcccTGCAAAAGAGAAGGAATTTGATTGTTAGTTCCTAATACAGCTTTCACTTCTTATATTTTCAAAAGTGAGTGAAATAGTTTtctctttttaatattttaaatccTGGATTAGCAAATTAAAAAAATGTGTAAGAGGTTGAAAGGTAACATAGAAAATTGGAATAGTCACTCTTACAATCAATTAGATAAATACTAAGCATGTTTAGGGGTGCAAATGGGTCGAGTCGACGTGACAAGTTACTAGAGCCAAAGAGAAAATATTAGGTCTGGGTCTAGGCCAATGGTGCGCATCTAGATCAAAAAAGGTTTGATGGAAATTATAATGGGCCAGGTCTAAGTTTTCTCCCAATCAACTCAACTGGAATGGACCTGTACCTACTTTTAAATGAGTCCCAATTGAGTCACATTAAAATGGACCAAGCTCATATCTGACCTAGATATGGACCACACATGGACACGGGAAATGCAGTTAATTAAGCATGTGAAATTCTTTTCTTCTTGGGTTATAGTTCCAACTTTTTCTTAAAACAGAGTTTACCCATTTACTAGTGAAAATTTAGATTGTGCAAACCATGGACCCACTAATAGAAAAGTATATATTAAAAACCAAACTAGTTGGAGTACCTTAACCATTTCACTGAAGTTTGGATATTtgccatttaaaaaagaaaaagaaaaatgggaaCACATAACCTGTAACTTTGTTGACGTAGAAAATTATATACAACTATTCAGGTGggcctacaaaaaaaaaagacccacCTATCCTATAAACAACAAAAAAGGAGCTCAAACAAACAGTGGTAGATCTGTATGCGGAATTGTTGAAGGACCTTGCTATACATTGGGTATGGCGGTAAAAAAGGGAAGATATCTTACCTATCCATCCCAACTCTATCTAGGAGCAAATTTCCTCTGATCTGGAATGAGAGCTCAGAGAGCAACCCTAAGGATCCACTTGAACGGTGTCTTGCTACCCCATTTCACCAAACCATCCGCCACCCTATTTGCTTCTCTCGAAAATGCGAAAATCCTAATATCAATCAGTTGCTTGTACTGAAGGTGGTCACCAATTGAATGGTTTGGGACCTTAGGTCAGGTCTTCCTAGGTACAACCTAACCCATTAGTAAGCAATTCTTCTATTTTCAACTTAAACCAGACCCAAATTTTAATTGGCTGGGTCTTGGTCCAAAATTCTGAAATGATCCTTAAAAGGGTTTGCCTCAGGATCTGTTAACCTGACGTACCCAACCTATTCGCATACCAAAGTAAATGTGTAATATGGTATCTAGGGTTTGAATATGCCACGCCAAACCCTGAGCTTGATTCCCATGGTTGGATGGAACACGTGACAGATCCTAGCCACTCATTAGTATGCATTGTAAAATTGGTTTGCTGATCAGGCAAATCACATTAGTGTGTGAAATGTGGTTGCATGGCAAAAAAGGAGTCCAGCAATTCAATgtacttgtggggtccacttgatgagttaACTACCCTGGTTTTGTACATGAATTATTCACAGTTCACACTAGCCAATGCATGGCCTGGATCAATCATGCGCGTGCAATCCAACGGTGAGAACCGGGCCCGGGTTCTATCAGAAACCATCCAAGTTAAAAGACGTGTAGAAAGTGAAATGGGTTAATTCCAAATAGGTTTGTGACATGGGCTGGGCCAGGCAAACACACATCAACAACCATCACGCAAGCTAATCATTTAGGACGAAGTCCGATCTAACCTGCTAGTATAGCAGCCAATCCCGTAGAATGATTCTAACCATTGGATCAATGGCCTATACAACGGACAGACAGGATCATacaaaaataaacacaaacacaAATTGAGCCATCTATTTATTGATGCCCACAAAGAACAGCTTTGATTAGGCAATTctaaccattcatccatgtctcaGAAACCTTATAAATGCATTGGATTGACTAATAAATTCAATTTTACATGATCATTTGTGAAATCTGTGGTGAACCTAGTGGAGAGATGGGATcggttgattggactgtccaagaaTCTCAGTGCAACTAGGTGCACAGGATCATTTCTCATCTTTCTATATTTTTGCTACCATGTCCTATAATCTAAGAAAATAAaagagtggt
This region of Magnolia sinica isolate HGM2019 chromosome 1, MsV1, whole genome shotgun sequence genomic DNA includes:
- the LOC131256208 gene encoding pentatricopeptide repeat-containing protein At5g06540-like; protein product: MKSNDRCNGLLLQQKFKHLKQFKEFHAHLLKSLLPHENPLPIGRLVSVAALSSDPTIFDYARLIFRNLAHHNTFMYNNMIRGYLQMHAPISAISCYLDMLRYGLPANNYTFPPLIKACTLLFLSSSLSIGRLVHAHVVKFGFSDDGFTQSALIEFYSSVLDLGCAKKLFDGSLRRDVVLWTAMIDGYAKSGDVKKARELFEEMPERNTISWSVMIAGYSRVSNFEEALCLFQQMQEVGRRPNESILVSILTSCAHLGALTQGLWVHSYVKLHRLDSNPILGTALVDMYAKCGCIESAMSVFEDISEKDVGAWNAIISGVAMNGNAKKSLKLFNKMNMNGSQPNEVTFIAVLSACAHAGLIEEGRELFDQMKTVYGVEPRLEHHACMVDLFARAGRIEEAEKFVEEKMGGFAGGDANVWGALFSACRIYGNVEVGNRVWEKLAKLRSADCGTYVLLYNMYREAGWEMEANRVRGLITEEGLKKKPGCSLIEVDGAVDEFIAGDFSHPQAREILEVVDSLVNIMKSEGLCL